The genomic DNA GCCGCCCGATAGCGCGACAGTGCCCCTAGCTGATCCGCCGCGATTCTCAGCAGACCGTCCGCGTATTGCAAGACGAGATATTCGCGGGTTTCATTATTAATCGTCAGGCTTTCCAGCTTCAGGAAACGACCGACGCCATGACTGCGGTGAACGACATAATCGCCCAACTGGAGCTTATTCGGATCGACCTGCTTGGAAGCTGCCTGTCTGCGCTTGCGGATGTACGTCGGCGTAGTGAGGCTCTGCTGCCCAAAGAATTCGCGATCAGTTACAACCACCAACCGGAACGTCGGCAGAATAAAGCCCTCTAGCTCTGCCAACCCGGAATACTTGACGGCAACTGGAGTCCGCTGCGCCTGAAGCTTGTCGATCGCCAAATAATCCTTTGGATTCGGGACGAACTGCGCTGGACAGTCATGCTCTTGCAATAACGCAACCGATCGCGAAGGCTGCGCCGAGACTAGCCAGATCGAAAATCCGCGATCGCGCTCCTGCCGAAGTGTTTCTGCCAGCCTGCCAAACTGATGGGGAATCGCCGGAACCGGACGACTCGCTAGATTTAATGCCGAGGATGTCCCCCCATCTTCTGCCAGTTCAGTGAGATCCAGGCGATCGAATCCCTCCAGCAACGCCAGGGAATCGTCAAACGATCGGTGGATTTTGGGCAGCTCGTATTCTGCGTCTTCCTTTGCGTTAACTTCTCGCCACAGTTCCTCGGAGTGTTCGTACCAGCGATCGCTATGTGCCCGGCAGAGATCCGGTTCATCGATGCCGATCAGGGTATCGGGCGGCAAATAATCAATCAGCGAAGCAGGCTGCTCAAACGCCACGCCCAAAAATCGCCGGATGCCTTCGGGAGCCTGTCCCTGCTCCAGTCTTTCCAGCTCCTCCACAGACAGAAAAGGCGCAATTCGGGTCAGCTTATTTGATGCCGGATTGCCAATCTCCAGCCCACCCATCACCATCGGCGTGTAGTTCGTTGCTGTGAGTAACAGACGATCGGTACTGTCGAGTGATCGCTGCGTGGCGGGATCGAATTCGCGAATCTGATCTAGCTCATCGCCAAATAGCTCCAGACGGACGGGCAACTCTGCCGCCACCGGAAAGATATCAATAATGTCTCCGCGACGGCTCCACTGTCCCTCTGTTTCAACTAGCGAAACTCTTTCGTAGCCCAATGCCGCGACCTGCTGGCTCAAATCCTCCAGGTTCAGTTCCATGCCCTTCGTCAGCGTCAGGCAATAGGGACGGAAGGCATCCACCGGGGGAAGGTGAGGCTGTAATGCCCGCTCGGTCGTGACGATCGCTACGGGAGAATGCCCGCTAGGAGACTGTTCCCCAGCAGACTGACTCTGCTCCTGCAAATCCGCCAACACCTGCAACTGACCCCAGACCATCTCCGCCTCCGGATCAAACGGATCATAGGGAGCCGCCTCCGACGTGGGATAGAAATAGACCGACTTCCAGCCCATCGCCTCTAGCTGCGCCGCCCAGCGTCCCGCCTCTTCCAGGGTTCCGGCGATCATCACCAGACTGCGGTTTTGCGCCTGAGCCAGGGCAGAAGACACCAATCCCTTGGGCAAACGGGAGATTCCGCTGAGGCGAAGCAAATGCTGCTGCTCTAATTTCGTCAGCAGTTCGGCGGTGAGAGGCGATCGCCCCAGGGCGCGGGTGATGGAGGAGAATGACGGCATGGCGGGTCGGTAGCGGGGAATCGGGGAGTGGGGAGTGGAGAGTGGAGAGTGGGGGGATGTTAGGTAGGGTGGGTTAGCGCAGCGTAACGCATGGTTTCTGGGTAGGGGACAGGGAGAAGGGGCAGGCGGATTCGGCGAAATAGGATCTCACAAAGTTTGCCACTCAGGAAAATCGATCGACAGGGGCAATATCAGTCCTTACTATTGTAGAAGTCAAGACGGGTAAAGGCTGGACAGATGGCGATCGCTTCTCTCTGGCGATACAGAATCATTGCCTGAATTCCATGTCCTCGATTAGAGAATGGTAGCTGCTATTGATGACAGGCGGGATGAGTTTGTTTTGGGACGGATCGCGAAGTTGGCGATCGCTCTATATGGACGAGTTGGGCGATCGATTGGGCTTTAGGATGCCATCAAGGAATTCAACACCCTGGAGGTGTAATAAACACCCTGAAGGGCAGGCAAGATGCCTACCCCACAAGAGAAATTCCAGTCTATTCAATTCCCATTCTTAAAAAGCGTCTGATATCCTGCCCTGTACCCAAATCCCTGAGTTGTGGGGATTTCCGAACCTTCCGGTTCCAATTTGGCGTTCCCCCAAGCCCTATACTTTCAAGGACAACTAAATCTCATCCAGGTATCCTAACTCACTCAACCCCAATGCCCGCCCCCTCCCCCACCCACCTCCCCCCCTAAATAGCCCTTCCGCTCCCCTGCTCCCTGCTCCCCCGCTCCCTATTCCCCACTCCCCCTCCATACCCTACGCAAATGCTGCTCGAAGTTCTCATCATCATCCTGCTCATGGTGGCAAACGGAATTTTTGCCATGTCCGAAATGGCAGTCGTCTCCGCCCGTCGTGCCCGCTTGCAGGAGTTAGCCGAACAGGGCGATCGTCAGGCACGGGCAGCGTTGGATCTGGCGAATTCTCCGAACCGCTTTTTGTCTACGGTGCAGGTGGGGATTACGCTGATTGGTATTCTGGCGGGTGCATTTGGCGGCGCGACCCTTTCCCGCAGTTTTGCAGGCTACATCTCGCAGATTCCCGGCATCGGGCAGTACAGCGAGGCGATCGCCTTCGGATTAGTCGTCATGGTGATTACCTACCTGTCGCTGATCGTAGGAGAACTGGTTCCGAAACGGCTGGCACTCAACAGCCCAGAACGGATTGCCACAACGATCGCCCAGCCAATGCAGTGGGTCGCAAAAATTGTGTCACCGATCGTGACTTTGTTGACCTTTTCAACCGAGGCAGTGCTGCGGCTGCTGCGCGTAAATCCCAACGATGGCGAACCGCTGGTGACTGAAGAGGAAATCCGGGTACTGCTGCGGCAGGGGGCAGAGGCAGGAACGTTTGAAGCCTCCGAACAGGACATGGTAGAGCGGGTGTTTAACTTAGGCGATCGTCAGGTCAGCGCCATTATGACCCCCAGACTCGACATTACCTGGCTCGATCTAAACGACCCCTATGAGGTCAATCGCCGCAAGATGATGGAAACCAACCACAACCGCTATCCGGTCTGCATGGATTCTCTGGATAACGTGCTGGGCGTGGTCTACGTCACGGATGTTCTGAGTCGCAGCTTGTCTGATCAGCCCGTTGATTTTACAACGCTGCTGCGTCCTCCCCTTTTTGTGCCGGAAAGCACCCGCGCCCCTCGCGTTCTGGAACTCTTTAAGCAGCTTGGCACTCACATCGCCTTTGTCGTAGATGAATACGGCATCACCCAGGGCATCGTCACCCTGAACGATGTAATGGAAATTATCATCGGCGATATCCCCTTTGCCGATCAGCCCCAGGAAGCGGACTTTGTACAGCGGGAAGATGGCTCCTGGCTGATTGACGGAATGCTTCCCATCCACGAACTGAAAGAACTCTTCGATATCGACGAACTGCCCGGCGAAGATCGCGGCAACTACAAAACAATGGGCGGCTTTATCATCACCCAGCTTGGACATATTCCCAAATCCAGCGATCACTTTGAATGGGAAGGCTTCCGCTTTGAGGTGATGGATATGGACGGGAATCGGGTGGATAAGGTGCTGGTGTTGCCGCCGGAGAGGGTGGAGGGGTAGATGAGTGGATGGGTGGATGGGTGGATGAGTAGGGAGCAGGGGAGATCAATTGGATTGAAATTTGACAGATTGAGTGTCCAGGTGGAGCCTCCAATAGTTCATTCCAGGGCAGAGGATTGGAACAAGGGGAAGGCTTAGTTCCTTGATTAGAAAACCCGATCGCCCTCACCCCCTATCTCCTCACTCATCCACCCATCCCCTCATCGACTCATCCACTCCCTTACTCCCTATTCCGCCAGTCTCTGAAGCGAAATCGTCGCCGCAGCAGACACATTCGGATGGCTATCCTTC from Leptolyngbya ohadii IS1 includes the following:
- a CDS encoding hemolysin family protein, producing MLLEVLIIILLMVANGIFAMSEMAVVSARRARLQELAEQGDRQARAALDLANSPNRFLSTVQVGITLIGILAGAFGGATLSRSFAGYISQIPGIGQYSEAIAFGLVVMVITYLSLIVGELVPKRLALNSPERIATTIAQPMQWVAKIVSPIVTLLTFSTEAVLRLLRVNPNDGEPLVTEEEIRVLLRQGAEAGTFEASEQDMVERVFNLGDRQVSAIMTPRLDITWLDLNDPYEVNRRKMMETNHNRYPVCMDSLDNVLGVVYVTDVLSRSLSDQPVDFTTLLRPPLFVPESTRAPRVLELFKQLGTHIAFVVDEYGITQGIVTLNDVMEIIIGDIPFADQPQEADFVQREDGSWLIDGMLPIHELKELFDIDELPGEDRGNYKTMGGFIITQLGHIPKSSDHFEWEGFRFEVMDMDGNRVDKVLVLPPERVEG